Part of the Sciurus carolinensis chromosome 7, mSciCar1.2, whole genome shotgun sequence genome, GTACGTATTGAAGCTCAGGCAATATAAGTCTGCTTGAAAGAGCTGGGAGGAAAATCTAGGCCTCCTGACCCAGGGTCCAGTGCTGTATCCAGAATCATGCCTTTGAGGGTTTTAGCAGAAGAACTGAGATAGGAAGAGGACAAACTGCATGATTAGGTGTCATTGCATGGAGCTgtggttttaatttccctgaaaaaaGGGGAGGGAGATGAATTAAGCTATTTAGATAAACAACTTGGATAATTAAGGTGGAATTAACTCTCCTCTTTAATTTACAcattaaattattaatgaaaatgaatcTGGATCTGAATTTGCTGGTGTTTGCAATAATACCCTTTTATTACTTGGGAATTGGCCGATGTGTGTTGAAGGAAAGACAATATCCAGTGGGGAATTGAGTCATTAATTCTTAAACTGGAAACAATTTTTAGTTTATGTAATATGTTCTCTAAAATCATACTCCTGGAAAACTGGGTGACTTTCGTGCAAATGATTCACTTCATTTTGTTCATGTGATatcatttaccttttaaaaagttttctttgacTTCCAAAACTAAAATGTGACTTTTTAGTTTAGCTGCCTGTCTATATGGaaacaattttaattaaactgtaaaaaaaaaaaaaaagaaaaaaaaagaaaaagaagaaaaacttaatgATTCGAATAAACCAATGATTAGCTATCACACAATTGGAATTATCATCATTATACTTTCTTTTTAGAACATGACAATAGCAAGACCCAGGGCTTGATTTAATTCCCACAagctttttcaatattttcacgGAGACACACAGGTAAATTTGCCCTGACCAAtgtcagaaaaatgcaaatcctCATATACTTAGtgactttttagttttattcgCATATCAGGTACTTTTTGCATATAGCACAGTTAGTTTAATCATAATGCTAAAGGTAACTGGGCTGCCCTCTACTTGGACCACAATCTGCCTTTGTCTATTTTCATCTTGTTCCAAAGGAATTTAAGGcaacttagaaataaaaatacaaacaacacataacagaaatgaaagggaggaaaccataaaaagggaaataataaatggataggaaaaatgaaagttgaaaaATACAAGTTGACCCATACTTCACAAAATGtgaattctaaaattttctgagTGCTATCTAGTTGCTaattcagaaaggaaaattaacTTTTCATATCAAGAACTCAGTTGTTTTTATATGACCACAGAAACAGGATGAATCACAATTTATGCATCTAATACCTAATACATTGGTTTATATTTAAGTAaaggttgtgttttttttttctttttttttttacaaaaaattagATGTATTTAACCCAGTGAGCTCAATCACATCTAgcttatttctctttcctctttccttaggAGCATCACTTCCTGACTTAGGAAGCTGTGTATGATTCTCACACTATTTATAGTATTTCCATGCTTTGGATATTGCTTTATAGTCTTTAGAGATTATTCATCTTCTTTGATCTGAAACCTGTGGGATGATAAATAAGGAGGGAAGGCACCTAACTGAAGTTTATGGCACTTGGGTGCTAATCTTGCATCTGTTATACCCAAATGTTTTACCTGGAGAAAGATGATAAAACAGCCCAACATCCACGCTCACAAGACAGGGCACTCCTCATTTGCAAAGTAAGAATAACATCTTCAACATGGAATAACATATGATAAGAGCAGGCATCTGGTTCTTCAAATACTGAGCTTCTGCTGGATTCTCACTGCTCTATGCACCCATTGCACTGAACAATTAGTAGGAAGCCTGTGGCAAAGATGTCCATAGCTGCACCCTGTCTTCTTGAAAATCCATTTCTAAATCTGGCTCATATTCAGAATTATCAGAAAATCTCAGTAAATGCAGAATCTCATTTCATAGAGATTTCATTGTTAAATCTGGGGAGAAACTTAATAACacgctctcttttcttttccagttctctGGGTGATTCTGAAGATTGGCATATATTAAGCATTGTTAGCTTCTGTCTCCATTTCTCACCACTATTCCCACTTCCACCTAATACCTAATGACTCCTACTCCATTCTATCACAGTTGGTTTTAATAAGAGATGGCCTTTTTATTTGAGCAATATTGTCCACTTATTAAGAACCTACTGTGGGCCAGGTATTATATTATGTGCTAGAGATATAGCAGAGAGCAAGACCTCTCTTTCTATTGTATATAGTTCACATTGAGACTTTTTGTTGGTTTATTCCCTGCTTGATAAATGAAagtttgataagaaaaaaaagagaaggtaaTGTAACTAGAAATACTGTGGAAATGTGGAGATGGAAATTTTGAGGTATTGTAAGAGCTAAAACATAAtctgattttgtatttcattttgtattatgattaaatttaattatCTCTTTGCATTAAATTTAGACTGTACACAGATAAGCAAGATTTACAACAGGAATTGACAAAGAAATATCTTCATTGACAGTGAATACATGAATTGTAATTATGCTTTTCTCTATCTGCTTTTTGATTGATTAGTCTCTACTACTCAGGGATAATATTCTAAGACTATTCATAAGGGAAAATGTAACTTTTTATAAACACTTGTTGTGCTACAGAGTTCAGTGAAACAATAGTTATACTGAGAAAATTTCCccacattttatattaatatttgaagGAAGTATGCACTAGatggttttagtttttactttctcTACTTCCAAAGATGCGAATGCAACCTTGGTTGGTATAGAATACATCCTTTGATGATTGTGAGCTTTACTTCAGTACTAACAATGACACTGGTACTCTGTTATTTTCAACTGCAGTTTCTAGTTTTGTACAATTTGCAACACTACCCTTTCATTTAAATGTGCGTCCTTTAGAGAGGATTCCTGGGTCCGAGCTAGAGAGGATTCCTGGGTCTGATCTCCTTTTCTCACAAGAAGTAGCTCAACATCCTCCCTGTTGAAAAGGTTGCCCTACCCTTGTCCCATTCTTGCTTGAAAAGCTCCTTGCTTTTCCTAAACAAAGAATTTTGTATCTGTTACTAGTAATCTTATCAGTGTGAATGATTTACAGttttaattcttatttgaagTGTCCCAACATAAATTATGGTTATAGTACCTGCTAtggtatgaatgtgtgtgtcttcccaaaattcatttggtgaaatcctaacccccaaggtgATAGTGTTGGGTGTGGGgattttgggaggtgattaggtcaagAAAGCAGggacctcaaaagaaaaaaaaaaaattagtgcccttataaaaagaaCTCCAAAAAGACGCTTGTCCCTTCCATCATGTGAAGAAGCATTGAAAAGTCACCATGAATGTACTAAGAAGAGCATCGAATCTGCCAGCATGTTGATCTTAGACTTGctggtctccagaactatgaaaaacaTAACTGTGGTGTTCAGAAGCCACTTAGTCTAGGGTGTATGTTATCGTGCCCCCAATTAACTAAGATAGTGCCTCTGCAATAGCATGTGCTTACATGTTGCATAGAGAAGTaacattttccttctcttaaacACAcagagggagttcagaatgcaatTTGTGAGTTTTGATAGTATAAAAAGAAGGCTTGATCTAATCGAAGAGATCACCtatctgccttttaaaaatcttcctccACATAAAAATGATTTACAATCATCTTTTTGTACTTGGCTCTTAAATATGAATTATCAGTCAATAATCATCTAATTTGGGGAAGAAATTTCagcacaaaaagataaaataaaacctgGAACTATGCTGGAAGATGaagattaattttttgtttgaattGCATAAATAATATAAGACAATGCACATATAACATAGGAATAATAAAGGACGGAAAGTAAAACTAGTAGAATAtcttagaaataaaaccaagaagaaGATAGAGATGTGCTTGATAAATTGGAAACTAAGACAGAAGAAGCACTGAGATGCACGAACTGGGTTTCCAATTATCCAGGAAGGTGGTAAAGGAACATTAGAGAAACTAAATCCAGGTACGTGGGAAAttatgcaaatgaaaaaataagcaagtatTAACTCTAGGATAAGCAGAGGTGCTTATAAGAAAGAACGCCCTAATATATCATCATATTGCAGTACTTAACTTGAAGCTGAACAAATGTTTTAATCACAATAATTTTGTATCACCTATACTTAATACACACCATGCAAAGTACTAAATCAGAACATTGGTGTTGGAGTGGAGTACAGAtaatataagagaaaaatcttCAACTATCATAAAAGAATGTCCAGAGCTAACATTAACATTCAATTCAAGAAACAGTGGTAGAAGTATATTGTTTAGAAATATGGAGGTAATGATATGGAATTTGCTTTAATTCGTGAGTGGGATGAAATAGGGgtttctattttgatttatagGACTCAATACTCTCTGATTTAAACAAAACTCTGAATGTATTAATctgatgtaagaaaaaaaattagctcaTTCTAGTTACCGATTctaattctttcatttccttgagaATATGCAATTAAGAATGGGGGAATTTAGCACTTTTTACCAAGTTGGAAACCTGGGGAAAATGCACTCACTGTACATGCTACTTTATTTAAGTCAGTGTGATTGCTACACTGTTgctttcctttaatttctctgcattttctgTTTCATATGGAAAGTTCCTCTAGATTAAAATATGAATTGCCCTTCTCCGTGGTGGGTCTGGAAAGGTCacttgggagagagagaggctgccTGAGGGTGATGCTAAGACTGTGAGCTGCTCACCCCGAATGGGGCGTATGAAGCCCCTTAACAGACTACAGAAGGAGACCTAACTGGTTGTCATGAGACTTGAAATATGCTGAACTTTTAGAGCATCAGATAATTCAAGTTCAGATAAGGAGAAGGTACAGGGTCCTGACATGGTTAGAATCTACTATTTACCTGACTCTTAataggggttttttgttttgttttgtttttatttttttcctaataaaaaaatttgagCACAGTGTTCTTATCcctactttaaaaatgaagaaaattcagatCTTAAGTGAATTTTTCTCAAAGGTTATCTCCTCCATATATTGCAACCTCAAATGCCTctgaatacaaatataaataattggAGGCCTGCATACAATTTTGATTTGTTTGCATCATCATTACCTCACTAACGTGTGTGACTGACTTTGCTATAGAAAGTTTTGGACTAAGTTGCTGTATCCTGGAGTGTGAATATTTTACCAGTAGTTATGTCTGATGTATGACCACCAGTATATTTGGTGGGAGGAGAAAGGCTTTCAGGGAATATTGATGGTGAAATCAATTTGAGCTATAAAGAAAATACTGTTCCATTTTCAAttcttattattgaattataGAGAAAATTCCAATCTGAATCAGTAACTAAGAGTTATTACTACCCTTAGAAAGTGAGTTGGAATTCTCAGGCTCAGAAGTTATAGAATATCAAGGTAGAATGTAATTGTATTATACTATGAACATTTGAAGTTTTATTGGTGTGGCCTGTATATAGCAATGACAGTAATAAAGTTTTGGAAATgaaactatttaaataaaaaatttaataaatgatgaTATTCAATTAAAGATGAGACATGTAGTATGTGTGGATGGAGAAAAATATTGTGAAATAGGTAAATTTGAAAAAGGCAATTTTGGAAAtcccaatttaaaatatttttctgtctcttcttgtCTTGTATACTCATAATTAGTGGAAAGACTTGAGACAGGGACACCAGGGAACTTAGGTCTACCATACACTACCAAACAGCCAGGCAGCAAGGGAAGCACTGGCACCTCTTACCAAATGAGATTTCCTTCTTATTAAGGAGAATAATTCGACATGAATTGTCTTTCTAGGTACAGAGCCATCGTAAACCCCATGGATGTGCAGGCATCGGGGGCTGTGCTGCGGACCTGTGTGAAGGCTGTGGGCATCTGGGTGGTCTCCGTGTTGTTGGCAGTTCCCGAAGCTGTGTTTTCAGAAGTGGCACGCATTGGCAGCTTGGATAATAGCAGCTTCACAGCATGTATACCTTACCCTCAGACAGATGAATTACACCCAAAGATTCATTCGGTGCTCATATTTTTGGTCTATTTCCTCATACCGCTTGCTATTATTAGCATTTATTACTATCACATTgcaaaaactttaattaaaagtGCACATAATCTTCCTGGAGAATACAATGAACATACAAAAAAGCAGGTAAGCTTGGTAGATGTGTGTGTTGGGAATGAACTGGTTGGAACAAGAGATTGCCATTTGTGTGCTGTTTTGTGGCTTACTGTTCTGTGAATGGTGAGGACAGCATAGGGCCTGCTTTAGCCTTACCTAGAAGGGATGTTGGGATCTCTAGTGTGTGGTCATGTCATAGCCCTGCAAAAGTCTACTGGATCTAGTTTACATGGGTCTATGACAATGACCTGCAATTTCAACACTAGAAATTAATGtctttgaaggtttttatttacAGGCAAATGTTTATGCAAAGACCAAATCATAAAGCagaaattttcacatatttaatataaatatacttattttttaactcttttatcAGCCTACTAAAAGTGACAGGGGATCTGGGAAAAGGATGAATCAGAAAAGACTATAGGCACTGCCTGGGATCTGAGGATGGGGCTTCCGTGGGATGCAGGAATGTGAGGCTCTGATGACAGCACAGCAGTGGAGAGGGAATGGGTATCATTTGAGAGTGGATTGAAAATACTGGTCTAccacaaatttataattttccctaaaatttacatattaatttaaaaattataatataagctgatgtgctttttctttcttaaggaaCATTGTAGTATTAATTTCAGGTAAAACTAATTGTGTTGATTCACATAGAGACAGAAATTGTGTTCTTATGGGAAAGTTTCTAGTTGCATATTTTGTATAATTCTGGAAAAGAACTTCTAAAAGGTATTGTTAGTACAGGGAGATTATGGGTATCTGTTCCCAATATGAGGGCAAACGAATTGAATCTGAGATTATTAAAATTGCTGGGATGTAGATAAAATGGTAGACTGGGTCCTCTGGCActtttaacaataacaaaaactggAGAAACTTTCTTGAGTGGCAGGTAACACCATTAATTGGTAACCATCCACACTGAAGAGCCATATCTGCTTGAAAGACTTAAAAGTCAATCAATCTTTAAAGATGTTGTTAGATAAATTAATAGATTTGCAATCTACATATCTGGCATCACTGAGATATCCAGCTCATAACCTcgctgggctttttttttttttttttttttttttttttttttttggtggtgctggggattaaacccagggctttgtgtatgtgaggatgtgagggaagcactctgccaactgagctatatccccagcccctcactgggCATTTTACTTTATatgaccatttctttttttcagaggTCTGTAATGTAACTTCTATCTCAAATTGGACATTTGACTTTTGGGTTTTGGTTTCTAAAGTTGAGTTCCTCTCATACAACCTCCTTCCCtaccattttgttgttgttgttgttaatgtttTTTGTTCTACCTTGTCTTTGTGAATTTCCCTATTGGGATCTATAAACTCTGGCAGGGGTAACTGGGTTGTGACATCTGCCAAGAAGTCATCTCAAAGCCCCCAGCCTACTATACACTAGATCTCTTAGTATGGTATAGATTGCCATGAAATTCTAATATCTATACTCTACCAGCTGAGAAGGAACTGCCGAGTAACCTCGATTTCAAGTTGGACATTGCTGGGTCATCTAAATTAGGCCATGGGGATACATCTGGTCTACACATTCTGCTTCCCCAGGTCAGCTGTGTTTTAATCCTAAAACTTCCCAGTCTTCTCTGGAATATTCTAGCTGAAGAGCAATAGttctatttcaaaaatatgaCTATTATCAGTGTCTTTTGATAAATTATGCTTCCACATTTGTGctgatttatataaatatttaggaaaaaattatttcaaacctGGACTTTAGATGttagatatactccatgtttgaataaatatgtcaaaatggactctactgtcatgtataagtaaccAGAACAAATAAATACTAATGATTGATATTTGAATTTTGTCTACTATCACATTTCTGAAGATATTCTTATAAAACAGTAAACATAacataaatttgattaaaaaaagaaaatgcatttttatttgtaaaagtaaTTTAACAGTAATTTTATAGGGTTCCAGACTCTTTGATTTATGTGAGTTAGGAGTTTAAATCtcaagttatttttcttattttgtgcagtaagacttttaaaaaagtcCTGTTTCATATACCagtttttcctattaaaaatgcCCAGATCTTAAAATAATACCTAAATTTGAATATATTCTATGAATTCTTTAATGTAGTGTATTtaatacaaacagaaataacatctTTATACTGAACGCAATGAAAACTTAAGCAAaggaaaatagtttaaaaataagaatttgtttGATTACAGTTTTGACATGAATCCATAGTCGTTTATTAAAAATTCACCATCTAGTCTTGTATAAGCTCAATGAAAATAGCGTAGTGACCAAAACAGATTTTTCCAAActgttaaaataatcattttgatgAAGAAATACAGGATTTGTATGTTTATGGAGGTATTGTCATGCTATCGTAAGTTTCACTCCTGTTGTGCGGTGTGAAGCTTGAATGTGGccactctgttttcattttaaccaaTGGGACTCTTCCcttctgtttttacagatggaaaCAAGGAAACGCCTGGCTAAAATTGTGCTGGTCTTTGTGGGCTGCTTTGTCTTCTGTTGGTTTCCAAATCACATCCTCTACATGTACCGGTCCTTCAACTATAAGGAGATTGACCCCTCTCTAGGTCACATGATTGTCACCTTAGTGGCCCGAGTTCTGAGTTTTTGTAATTCCTGTGTCAATCCATTTGCTCTCTATCTCCTCAGTGAAAGCTTCAGGAAACATTTCAATAGCCAGTTATGTTGTGGGAGGAAGTCCCGTCCAGAGAGATCAACCAGCTACCTACTCAGCTCTTCAGCTGTGCGTATGACATCTCTGAAAAGCAATGCGAAGAACATGGTGACCAATTCTGTGCTACTAAATGGGCACAGCCTGAAACAGGAAATGGCACTGTGATTATGGTCATTAAACTATTTCAGAAGAATTTACtaactttccttttcctattgaGCAAAGCAGAACTGAGTAATTTCTCCATTCTCACTGTTGCTCAGTTAATTCATTAGACATTTCCATGATAGACTCAGAAAAGGCAAGAAACATTTTACTCTGAATAGGACTTTAAATTACATTATATACACTCATATGCTATACACATATCTCATATTAAAAGTGATTCAAAAACCAATTTAATATGTGTATAAATGAAAATTGCTTCAGGATTTAGGCTGTTGCTAGAGCCAACTCTAGCATATTTAgcttaaatttgttttctcttgaggcataaaataaattactatattGAGTCAATGATTCAACAAGGGGGAATATCAAAATCCTATTattaggaatacaaatcatatttttctGGTGAGTACATTGTATTTACAActagtacaaacacacacacacacacagaaaaataatggaaactaaAAAAGTGGAACTTAACACAAATCAACATTTATCGTGGTTCTTTGCGTGATTAATCATAGCTTATAAAAATAGCTCATATCTATAACTTCTAGGTATAAATGTATGATGACATTTGCATTATGAATTATAAATAGGTATCATATCAATATGATTTACCTTATGATTGTTAAATTGGTTTCATGTGCCCCAAATTGCAAAATTATGATTCAGAAATTTGCATGTCCATCTTTGTATACATTGCTAAATTCTCGACAGTTCTGTTGGTTCTCTGTAGATGTAATAAGATTTGTATGATTCTGGTGAGTTCTCACCCTCTCTTGGCAATAGTCAACTGACAAATATGTGGAATCTCACTTAAGCAATTTTCTCTGCTTGATGTCACAGTTTTCTCTGAAtgaatatcttgattttttttcagtaaaatgaaaacatgataccaataaaattttaaaagctaccacttttaaaaatttaatttttgaaacaatgTTTCATGCTACTGCTCTTTCCAAATTTGCTGAGATGATTGTTTATATATTAAGCTCTTCCTTAAATATTGCTATTCCATACCATTTAACATATGAAATTTTCAATTACATATAGCagttggaaaaataaacacaagaaaattgCTTGTGCTATTTGATAATCATAAGGATAACAAGCACtaatcaaatattttctgtgttataGGAATATTCCTAAAGATATACATGTATTGTTGAACTCCGTCCTTGATATAATCATTGAGGTGAACAAGAGTAGGATCTAATTTTGGTAGGGTATGAAATTACCCAATTTTGGGGTATCTTTATTCAGAAGAGTATACAGTTTTGCAAATGAGATGAAAACATCTGGTCATGTGAACACTTTGTCAGGACCCTGAACTTAGGCCTCATTCACCTCTGAAGTAGATcttgtttttatctttaatttataGATTAGGAAATTGAGGTTCAGTTTTATTAAATAGCTTGAAGATTATTCATCCATGTGGAAGAGCTGTGATACAACAGTAGATACCATAGGGTGATGCGTGCGTCTCACTATTCCACTGCCACTCGCCAGTGGCTTCCCATTACCCTCAAGAGTTGTTCGTAATCTGTGGATAAACTTAGGTCCTCTCATCATAAAGTCACACAAATAGCATGCACAGGATTTATATTGaatttaaggatttttaaatcttttaaggCTCATTCATTGAAACCTAAGAAGTCATAGCTTCAGAGTAAGAATTCTTGGTCAATGCAGAACCTTTCTTTTGGACGGTGTTAAGAAGATGGTAGATACAGATGAAAATTTCaagatacacacatatattttgcATAATCCTCTtagtttaatatatatatatatacacatatgtatctTGTATATAAATGAAACACTGCAATATAGATGCATACATATCTTacaagatatatatgtgtatgaaattacatatttatatatgaagcTAAGGTatacaactatttaaaaatatttttctgtaatgaCAAATGAGTGAAATGGCACcacaaatttctatttttctgtttttaaaaaggacaatCTTAACAATAGTGACATATATGAGCATATAATATTAGCTATTTTGGCTGCATTGAAAGCCAGAATTTCTTTTAATGTTAATCCTGCCTTTTAGAGATTCAATCAATACTCTTATAGCTCTGTTTACAAATTAATCAGGTTGAAAATGATCTGTGCAAACTCCTTTTATAGTTTGACTATTGCACTCTACTTCTGGGTTATAATCTTAATCCACTCACTGTTAGAATCTCTCATTTTCAAGAAGTTCTGTGAATTACagcattttctcaaatattccCTTTCTTTGGAATAGAGTCTTGATAATTACTacattggaatatattttatgatgtttcacatttctttctctctgtataaagtttattttacatatatacataatatgaaaATGAGTCTTTAATGATTGAACTATCTTACACTTTCCAAGTCAAACAAAACTTCAGGTTTTACATGTACATACTCATgctcacacatgagatttggtTCATATTAACATTATATTTCACACTTTGGTATTTGTTGGATTTCACATGTTTAAATCATATGTATCTGTTTAACATGCttacttttagaaatatttataaagatgATCTTTGATGACGGTTggacatatgatttttttttccattttaccattttttttccatCGCAAAAGCGATATGCATTCCACAAAAACGGAACTTTAGATTTTCAGCTTTGATCCTCTCCCGAGTTGGTGACAATACTCTTCTGAGGCTGGACAGCTGCAGTGGCCAGTCAGCCTTGATCATGAGGGTAAATAGCTGGTTTTGTAATCTACAGGGAGTTATACTGAATAAAGTATGAGATATTcaatactttattataaaataggccTTCTATTTAATGATTTTGCCCAATTTTAGGCTAATGTAAGTGTTCCAAAGTTACTTAGTGTAGGCAAGTCTAAATTATGATGTTTGTTTTGTCAGGTGTTTTAAATGCGTTTTTGACTTGGGGTATTTTCAATTTGCAATGGGTTTATCAATGGTTTATTTTGTCATAACTCTATCATAGATTGAAAATTATCTATTTGAAGATTTCACTGCTCTtactcttgttcttttttctttttttctttttttggtaccaaggattgacccaaagggcactttgccactgagctacattcccaactcttttttagaaaattatattttaggacagggtcttgctaagttacttaggacctcactaaattactgaggctgaccttggatttgcaatcctcctgcctcagcttccagagctgctgggattacattacaggcatataccaccacacccGGTTACTATAGTTTAAAAGTATGCCCTAAAGGTTATGTttttgaaacttaatccccaatgcaaccaTGTTGAGAGACTAGACTTTCAAGATACAATTAGGAGGAGAATAGGTTTATGTGCCACAATCATAGGAATAGATACGCTGTTGCAAGAATAGCATGCATGCAAAGGATGAGTttgtcttcccttcccttctctcatgCACACTCTCCTTGTGATGTGTTCCACCATGtcatgatgcagcaagaaggctctTGCTAGATGTGCTCCCTTGAactgttttaattagctttttcactgctgtgactgaaagacccaaccagaacaattgtagaggagcaaaagtttatttgggagctcaaagtttcagaggtcttagtccatagacagccagctccattccttgggactggagatgaggctgaacattatggcggaagagtgtggtggagggaagcagctcacatgatgatcagaagcagggagagagagagagagagagagagagagagagagagagagagagagagagagagagagagagagagagatctccacttgttaaatacaaatatatatacaccaaAGTCATGCTCCCAATgccctacttcctccagccacaccccacttaccttcagttaccactcaattaatcctatcCATTGATTGGgttcaatcatttcttctttgaaccttcttgcattgtctcacatgtgaacttttggaggacacctcacattaaaaccataacaccagcctccagaactgtgagtcaaataaatttctatcatttaatcaACTAGTCTGTTACAGCAATATCTATTACAGCAGCAGAAAGCAAACTAACATGGTTCTTGCTACCAAACATtgatgttaaaataaattaattacaaaTTTATCTATGAAGTGCACACTACAGAAGTAAAACAATTGAGTGATGCATATTAGAAGTAGAATAAAAATGCCAAACTCCAAAACTGTTGAAATAATACATAGATTTAGTGGACTGCGATAAACCCAAAGTTAATCAATTACTGATTTATGCAATTCCATCTAGCAGTATCAtgattcaagaaaatatttctgaaaaaacgTGTTTAGTGTGGCAATATCTGTCATCATGGAGAGAAATTTCatcaaattcttattttaatattcatttaggATATATCCTTTATTGTGAATCTCTGTCTTTGAGCCAGGAATtgtttaaaagatataaaaagagcATTCTTTGACTGCTTGAAACCATAGACTATTCCCCCTTGATTATCTCATTAGT contains:
- the Nmbr gene encoding neuromedin-B receptor, which produces MPSKSFPNLSLFTGANQSGFAPEVLEKDFLPGSDGTTAELVIRCVIPSLYLLIITVGLLGNIMLVKIFVTNSAMRSVPNIFISNLAAGDLLLLLTCVPVDASRYFFDEWVFGKVGCKLIPVIQLTSVGVSVFTLTALSADRYRAIVNPMDVQASGAVLRTCVKAVGIWVVSVLLAVPEAVFSEVARIGSLDNSSFTACIPYPQTDELHPKIHSVLIFLVYFLIPLAIISIYYYHIAKTLIKSAHNLPGEYNEHTKKQMETRKRLAKIVLVFVGCFVFCWFPNHILYMYRSFNYKEIDPSLGHMIVTLVARVLSFCNSCVNPFALYLLSESFRKHFNSQLCCGRKSRPERSTSYLLSSSAVRMTSLKSNAKNMVTNSVLLNGHSLKQEMAL